A part of Gossypium hirsutum isolate 1008001.06 chromosome A07, Gossypium_hirsutum_v2.1, whole genome shotgun sequence genomic DNA contains:
- the LOC107954615 gene encoding probable arabinose 5-phosphate isomerase, which produces MGSLPPSLDLPPPPSKNPQHERVSETTLFNLFKAQQGHLNYFFQNLDLSQALSFTETLLNSQGTIFFSGVGKSGFVANKISQTLVSLGIRSAFLSPLDALHGDIGALSATDILVLFSKSGSTEELLRLIPCARAKGVYIISVTSVPNNALANACDMNVHLPLERELCPFDLAPVTSTAIQMVFGDTVAIALMGARNLTTDQYAANHPAGRIGKSLIFKVKDVMKKQDELPVCKEGDLIMEQLVELTRKGCGCLLVIDEEYHLLGTFTDGDLRRTLKASGEAIFKLTVGEMCNRKPRTIGPDAMAVEAMQKMESPPSAVQFLPVIDRQNTLIGIVTLHGLVSAGL; this is translated from the exons ATGGGATCGCTTCCTCCGTCACTAGACCTCCCACCGCCGCCGTCCAAAAATCCCCAACATGAGCGGGTTTCCGAAACTACCCTTTTCAATCTCTTCAAAGCCCAACAAGGCCACCTCAATTACTTCTTCCAGAACCTCGATTTGTCCCAAGCATTGTCTTTCACTGAAACCCTCCTTAATTCTCAGGGCACCATTTTCTTCTCTGGTGTCGGAAAATCCGGATTCGTCGCCAACAAGATCTCCCAGACCTTAGTTTCTCTCGGCATCCGCTCCGCTTTCCTCTCCCCTCTCGACGCCCTCCACGGCGACATTGGCGCGCTCTCCGCCACCGACATCCTCGTCCTCTTTTCGAAATCCGGCTCCACTGAAGAACTCCTACGTCTCATCCCCTGTGCTAGAGCCAAGGGGGTTTATATCATTTCGGTCACCTCCGTCCCCAACAATGCCTTGGCAAACGCTTGCGATATGAACGTGCATCTTCCGTTGGAGAGGGAATTGTGTCCGTTTGATTTGGCGCCGGTTACTTCGACAGCGATCCAGATGGTTTTCGGAGATACGGTGGCAATCGCGCTTATGGGAGCTAGGAACTTGACTACGGATCAATACGCGGCCAATCATCCTGCTGGTCGGATTGGGAAAAGCCTTATTTTTAAG GTAAAAGATGTAATGAAGAAGCAAGATGAGCTTCCAGTTTGCAAGGAAGGAGATTTGATAATGGAGCAGCTGGTGGAGCTTACTAGGAAAGGATGTGGGTGCTTGCTGGTTATAGATGAGGAATATCACTTGCTTGGCACATTTACAGATGGTGATTTGCGGCGTACGCTTAAGGCTAGCGGAGAAGCCATATTCAAGCTCACCGTGGGTGAAATGTGCAACAG GAAACCAAGAACCATTGGTCCGGATGCAATGGCAGTGGAAGCCATGCAAAAGATGGAATCACCACCATCTGCTGTACAATTTCTGCCTGTAATTGATCGTCAAAATACCTTGATCGGTATTGTCACATTGCATGGATTAGTTTCAGCTGGTCTTTGA
- the LOC107954614 gene encoding probable inactive lysine-specific demethylase JMJ19 isoform X1: protein MGAEHRKTPNETDGTARVSAPPGFAYLSSFFLKKVEHHEENMSFKTSEDFSTHNKVQVETSSNVFDVEKLKKSIGNRPWILNDKTDQITKEYQSAKPFKTTSRQRLGDTKGDVLEEAPIFRPSEEEFSDTLKYIESIRLKAEPYGVCRIIPPPSWQPPCLIKEKSIWEYSKFVAEIQQFDRSPAQSEMGKEPGLEFTLKRFKKHADDFIQHYFFSKDVGHVNCKQEELSVESIEGEYRKIVENPSGKLEVLYGDLDTATFGSGFPMASNTEESCEKYIRSSWNLNNAPKLPGSLLSFESYKNSSVSVPHLRIGMCFSSLYWKIEEHHLYSISYLHVGCPKIWYGVPERYSFNFETLMKKYFPDLLGKSSKLHGVITRLSPFMFKSKGVPVYRCIQYPREFVLVFPGAYHSTFDCGFNVAEAVTFAPLDWLPHGQNAVALYQSQGRKTSISFDKLLIGAAREAVKAQWELILLKKNTIDNLRWKGYCGKNGILTETLKSRVKQEGMRREYLCSTFQTKRKDKNFNSTSKRECSICYFDLHLSAVHCSCSSHRYLCLNHAKRLCSCTWTEKIFLYNYEISELNMLVEAVEGTLSAVHAWAREDLNLGLRHYTPKEKSFREDEGKNEHKLQDAVTLYGNGLSAVSSIKAEIKARIQQLQCLHERKSKEEMVSTPLPRLTQDDTSLLLREVMPEDLSSSSSESDDTTDLDLDGGGKGCLLSTLSSRPSPSQPASEREVTLSQRRRPPKREVTLSELLKDNSSKHGTAKHFKCTSEGLPMSYPASKKRKKK from the exons ATGGGGGCAGAGCACAGGAAAACTCCTAACGAAACTGATGGCACAGCAAGAGTTTCAGCTCCACCAGGTTTTGCGTATCTCTCATCATTCTTTTTGAAGAAGGTTGAACATCATGAAGAAAACATGAGCTTCAAAACCTCGGAGGATTTCTCCACACACAATAAAGTGCAAGTAGAGACCTCATCTAATGTTTTTGATGTCGAAAAGTTAAAGAAGTCTATTGGGAATAGACCGTGGATACTTAATGACAAGACCGATCAAATCACAAAGGAATATCAGTCTGCAAAACCTTTTAAG ACAACGTCAAGGCAGCGTCTTGGAGATACAAAAGGAGATGTCCTTGAAGAGGCACCTATTTTTCGACCATCTGAAGAG GAATTCAGTGACACACTAAAGTACATTGAGAGCATACGTCTTAAAGCTGAGCCATATGGAGTTTGTCGTATTATTCCTCCTCCTTCATGGCAACCACCATGCCTAATCAAAGAAAAGAGCATATGGGAATATTCTAAATTTGTTGCCGAGATTCAACAGTTTGACAGGTCTCCAGCTCAGTCTGAAATGGGCAAGGAACCTGGTCTAGAATTCACtctaaaaagatttaaaaaacaTGCAGATGATTTCATTCAGCACTATTTCTTCTCCAAGGATGTGGGTCATGTTAATTGCAAACAGGAGGAGCTGTCAGTAGAGAGCATTGAGGGTGAATATAGAAAGATTGTTGAAAATCCCTCTGGAAAATTAGAG GTGCTATATGGTGATTTAGATACTGCAACATTTGGCAGTGGATTTCCAATGGCATCAAATACTGAAGAATCATGTGAAAAATACATTCGGTCAAGCTGGAACTTAAATAATGCACCTAAGCTTCCTGgttctcttctttcttttgaaAGTTATAAGAATTCTAGTGTGTCAGTGCCTCATCTACGTATAGGAATGTGCTTTTCATCACTTTACTGG AAGATTGAAGAACACCATTTATACTCAATAAGTTACTTGCATGTGGGTTGTCCAAAAATTTGGTATGGTGTCCCTGAGAGATATTCCTTCAATTTTGAGACTCTTATGAAGAAGTACTTTCCAGATTTGCTAGGCAAATCGTCTAAGCTGCATGGAGTG ATAACAAGACTTTCTCCGTTCATGTTCAAGTCCAAGGGTGTACCTGTCTACCGCTGTATCCAATATCCTAGGGAGTTTGTTCTGGTTTTCCCAGGAGCCTATCATTCAACATTTGATTGTGGGTTTAATGTTGCTGAGGCAGTTACTTTTGCTCCTCTTGATTGGTTACCTCATGGGCAGAATGCTGTAGCACTCTATCAATCACAGGGAAGGAAAACATCAATTTCCTTTGATAAATTGTTGATTGGAGCAGCAAGAGAAGCAGTGAAGGCACAATGGGAACTCATTCTGTTAAAGAAGAATACTATTGATAATTTAAGGTGGAAAGGTTACTGTGGAAAGAATGGGATCTTAACTGAAACACTCAAG TCACGTGTCAAGCAGGAAGGTATGAGAAGGGAATACCTCTGTAGCACCTTTCAGACAAAGAGGAAGGACAAAAACTTCAATTCTACTAGCAAAAGGGAATGTAGCATATGTTACTTTGATTTGCACCTCTCAGCAGTGCACTGTTCATGTTCTTCTCATAGATATTTGTGTTTAAATCATGCAAAGCGGCTTTGTTCTTGCACATGGACAGAGAAGATTTTCCTCTACAATTATGAAATCAGCGAATTAAATATGCTTGTTGAAGCAGTGGAAGGAACATTGAGTGCAGTGCATGCATGGGCTAGAGAGGACCTGAATTTGGGTCTTCGCCACTACACTcccaaggaaaaatcattcagAGAAGATGAAGGAAAAAATGAGCACAAGCTCCAAGATGCAGTAACGTTATATGGCAATGGTTTGAGTGCTGTTTCTTCCATCAAGGCAGAAATAAAGGCCCGTATACAGCAATTACAGTGCCTGCATGAACGAAAATCAAAAGAGGAAATGGTATCAACTCCCCTTCCAAGGCTGACTCAAGATGATACTTCCTTGTTACTTAGAGAGGTGATGCCAGAAGATTTATCATCAAGTTCCTCAGAATCGGATGACACAACAGACCTTGACCTTGATGGTGGAGGAAAAGGATGCCTCTTATCTACCTTAAGTTCAAGGCCTTCACCTAGTCAGCCTGCAAGTGAAAGAGAAGTGACATTATCTCAACGAAGGAGGCCTCCTAAAAGAGAAGTCACATTATCTGAGCTTCTAAAAGATAATTCCAGTAAGCATGGTACAGCGAAACATTTTAAATGTACTTCCGAAGGACTACCTATGAGCTATCCAGCTTCCAAGAAACGAAAAAAGAAGTAA
- the LOC107954614 gene encoding putative lysine-specific demethylase JMJ16 isoform X2, which yields MTQTTSRQRLGDTKGDVLEEAPIFRPSEEEFSDTLKYIESIRLKAEPYGVCRIIPPPSWQPPCLIKEKSIWEYSKFVAEIQQFDRSPAQSEMGKEPGLEFTLKRFKKHADDFIQHYFFSKDVGHVNCKQEELSVESIEGEYRKIVENPSGKLEVLYGDLDTATFGSGFPMASNTEESCEKYIRSSWNLNNAPKLPGSLLSFESYKNSSVSVPHLRIGMCFSSLYWKIEEHHLYSISYLHVGCPKIWYGVPERYSFNFETLMKKYFPDLLGKSSKLHGVITRLSPFMFKSKGVPVYRCIQYPREFVLVFPGAYHSTFDCGFNVAEAVTFAPLDWLPHGQNAVALYQSQGRKTSISFDKLLIGAAREAVKAQWELILLKKNTIDNLRWKGYCGKNGILTETLKSRVKQEGMRREYLCSTFQTKRKDKNFNSTSKRECSICYFDLHLSAVHCSCSSHRYLCLNHAKRLCSCTWTEKIFLYNYEISELNMLVEAVEGTLSAVHAWAREDLNLGLRHYTPKEKSFREDEGKNEHKLQDAVTLYGNGLSAVSSIKAEIKARIQQLQCLHERKSKEEMVSTPLPRLTQDDTSLLLREVMPEDLSSSSSESDDTTDLDLDGGGKGCLLSTLSSRPSPSQPASEREVTLSQRRRPPKREVTLSELLKDNSSKHGTAKHFKCTSEGLPMSYPASKKRKKK from the exons ATGACACAGACAACGTCAAGGCAGCGTCTTGGAGATACAAAAGGAGATGTCCTTGAAGAGGCACCTATTTTTCGACCATCTGAAGAG GAATTCAGTGACACACTAAAGTACATTGAGAGCATACGTCTTAAAGCTGAGCCATATGGAGTTTGTCGTATTATTCCTCCTCCTTCATGGCAACCACCATGCCTAATCAAAGAAAAGAGCATATGGGAATATTCTAAATTTGTTGCCGAGATTCAACAGTTTGACAGGTCTCCAGCTCAGTCTGAAATGGGCAAGGAACCTGGTCTAGAATTCACtctaaaaagatttaaaaaacaTGCAGATGATTTCATTCAGCACTATTTCTTCTCCAAGGATGTGGGTCATGTTAATTGCAAACAGGAGGAGCTGTCAGTAGAGAGCATTGAGGGTGAATATAGAAAGATTGTTGAAAATCCCTCTGGAAAATTAGAG GTGCTATATGGTGATTTAGATACTGCAACATTTGGCAGTGGATTTCCAATGGCATCAAATACTGAAGAATCATGTGAAAAATACATTCGGTCAAGCTGGAACTTAAATAATGCACCTAAGCTTCCTGgttctcttctttcttttgaaAGTTATAAGAATTCTAGTGTGTCAGTGCCTCATCTACGTATAGGAATGTGCTTTTCATCACTTTACTGG AAGATTGAAGAACACCATTTATACTCAATAAGTTACTTGCATGTGGGTTGTCCAAAAATTTGGTATGGTGTCCCTGAGAGATATTCCTTCAATTTTGAGACTCTTATGAAGAAGTACTTTCCAGATTTGCTAGGCAAATCGTCTAAGCTGCATGGAGTG ATAACAAGACTTTCTCCGTTCATGTTCAAGTCCAAGGGTGTACCTGTCTACCGCTGTATCCAATATCCTAGGGAGTTTGTTCTGGTTTTCCCAGGAGCCTATCATTCAACATTTGATTGTGGGTTTAATGTTGCTGAGGCAGTTACTTTTGCTCCTCTTGATTGGTTACCTCATGGGCAGAATGCTGTAGCACTCTATCAATCACAGGGAAGGAAAACATCAATTTCCTTTGATAAATTGTTGATTGGAGCAGCAAGAGAAGCAGTGAAGGCACAATGGGAACTCATTCTGTTAAAGAAGAATACTATTGATAATTTAAGGTGGAAAGGTTACTGTGGAAAGAATGGGATCTTAACTGAAACACTCAAG TCACGTGTCAAGCAGGAAGGTATGAGAAGGGAATACCTCTGTAGCACCTTTCAGACAAAGAGGAAGGACAAAAACTTCAATTCTACTAGCAAAAGGGAATGTAGCATATGTTACTTTGATTTGCACCTCTCAGCAGTGCACTGTTCATGTTCTTCTCATAGATATTTGTGTTTAAATCATGCAAAGCGGCTTTGTTCTTGCACATGGACAGAGAAGATTTTCCTCTACAATTATGAAATCAGCGAATTAAATATGCTTGTTGAAGCAGTGGAAGGAACATTGAGTGCAGTGCATGCATGGGCTAGAGAGGACCTGAATTTGGGTCTTCGCCACTACACTcccaaggaaaaatcattcagAGAAGATGAAGGAAAAAATGAGCACAAGCTCCAAGATGCAGTAACGTTATATGGCAATGGTTTGAGTGCTGTTTCTTCCATCAAGGCAGAAATAAAGGCCCGTATACAGCAATTACAGTGCCTGCATGAACGAAAATCAAAAGAGGAAATGGTATCAACTCCCCTTCCAAGGCTGACTCAAGATGATACTTCCTTGTTACTTAGAGAGGTGATGCCAGAAGATTTATCATCAAGTTCCTCAGAATCGGATGACACAACAGACCTTGACCTTGATGGTGGAGGAAAAGGATGCCTCTTATCTACCTTAAGTTCAAGGCCTTCACCTAGTCAGCCTGCAAGTGAAAGAGAAGTGACATTATCTCAACGAAGGAGGCCTCCTAAAAGAGAAGTCACATTATCTGAGCTTCTAAAAGATAATTCCAGTAAGCATGGTACAGCGAAACATTTTAAATGTACTTCCGAAGGACTACCTATGAGCTATCCAGCTTCCAAGAAACGAAAAAAGAAGTAA